From Corvus moneduloides isolate bCorMon1 chromosome 9, bCorMon1.pri, whole genome shotgun sequence:
cctttttgtttttttggttttttttttagtgctgcATGACTGATGTACAAATTTTTCACAActatctgaaaaaaacctggtGTTCggacaaacaaaacaacatcaTTTCCAGCTCACTGCTCCGCCCAGCCCTCGTAGTGAGCGCAGCCCTTGCACCGTGCCCGCAGAAAGGGCTCGCGGTCAGCGCTGGGCCCCGCCCGATCCTGGCTCCGGTGCTGGGGACCTTCAGTCACCCCTGGGGATTGAGCCCGTAGGGACTGAGCCGGAGAAACGCTCTGATCTCTGAACCAAACTAATTGACTTACAATTAgttaatgctttttaaaactgttttttaagTGTATTAGCATTTCTCTTAGGAACAAACACGTCTGAATTGAGCAATTTCACATCTGATAATCTTTTAGCAACTCACACATAAAAAGCTTCAATTTATATTTTGGTGTGTAAAATGCTTTCTCCCTCCTCATTAAAAGGGGCtgatttacattaaaatatgttGATACGGAGTATGGGATATTTCAGCCTCAGGGAAAGTCCAGTGCAATGAGCTCTGGATATTTTAGCAGAACAGAAATCCTCACAAGCTTTGCAGTATTTTGTCGCCTTGCTAGTACAGCCTCTCCAACACTGTAAGAGATGTGTAAATGGGGTGTGTTTGACAGAAGCAAGGTAAGACTTAATAATAGGGCTtaatgcaaacaaaaccaataatCCCAGAGAAGAGACTCAGTGAAGGTCTATATAGTCAGGACTAATTCAAAGATGACAAATGAGAGACTAGTCCATTGTGACCCCTCTTCTATAATCTGGCCcccagaaaattttaaaattttatcacaGCTGCAACTAATATAATAATAGTCTcctaaagcattttttcttcccatcagGACTCTGcaatttataatgaaaatattctcattATCACAGGTAATCACAAAAAATAAGGCCATGGGCATTGTTTATGTTTCATTGACAGCATAACTTGGGCTTCCACTGTGTTTCTTTACAACTGACTcgtattttctttgcagatcAAGGACCTTGAAGTCCTCAACTGTGAATATGGCAAGAATACAATTAAGTTCCTTCGCCTTCATAGAGAGGGAAAGAAGCATTTTGTTAAAGAAGTGGAAGTGTGTGCACATCTCCGACTGACTTCTCCTCAGGAGTACCTGGAAGGAAACAACTCTCTTGTGATACCTACAGATACCATAAAGAATATTGTCCTCGTGttggccaaaaaaaaaggggtatattttttattttttaactagCCTTGCTGTTTCTTATAACTTCATTTGGAAGTATGTGTTATactaactttttattttcaattggCATATCAGATCAGTACCAAAGTCATTTTCAGTGATCTGAGAGAGAAGTTTTCCCTCCtccactgcttttcctgtggACTCTGTCTTAGTtttccaaagcctttttttcccaagagctAGCACTGTTTTTTGTGAATTTGTCATATAAAAgccatctcttctttttttaaaagccatctcttcttttttttttaaatttaatcgCCCATAATCCTGCATTATTCCTATATAGCATTTTTAAACAGGTCTCAAAGTATGACATTCCTCTTaattcttttgtgtttttactGCCATCAATTGCATGTATCGTAATGACAATCTGTAGCACTGAACTTCTCCATAATGAAATCCCATTTTTACCCTGAAAACCTTAATTAGCATATCCCCATATCAATCAGAATAATCactataaattattatttcagcaTTATATCCTCAAAGCATAAAACTCCTACAGCAGTTTCTCTCAGTCCAAGGACTGCAGCTCACTGTACCACAGAATGGGAGATTTTTGACACAACTGTAGCTGCTATTTGCAGCATATGCTGCAAGCTGGTCAAATGACTGGGCACAGTGAGCCAAGCCAGAAAtaagagaaatgtgtttttaacCACACTGATTCTTCTCAAATACTtaaaacaaccagaaaaatcTACTTTTGTACATGAGGTAATTGCTTCTTTCTAATAATACTGTTTGCTATCTTAGATCCCAAGTTTAGAACAGTTTGCTATAGATATCTGCAATCACTTCATGACAACATTTTGCCAAGTGGCATACGTCAAAACCTACGTTCAAGAAGTACCATGGCAACGTCTCCATGAGGTATCTAAAATACTAATACATTCCATTTCTTTATCCTGTAGTCATTCCTCACTCTCTTAGCTCCTGTTTTCAAACTAACATAGTATTTATGGCACTTTTACTTACATGTCTGCTCTACATTGCAGGATGGCGTTCCCCACATCCACTCATTCATATGTGTTCCTGATGGGATCCGCTTTTGTGAAGCTGAGCAGTGCCGGAATGGTGAGAAAAGAATTGGCAATGTCCCCTACTtctctgtaaatatttctgCCAATGAGAGATGAAGATGGCTTTAGAGATAGCTACAAGTGTTACAGGGCTTAGGGCACAGCCAAACTGCCCCACATGTCTAAaccaaagaatatttttatagtGTAATTTTGACGTTCTTGATCTCTGAGACATGGCTGAAGAACTAATGTAGCTCATGTTTGTATGTATATCCCAAATATGGAATGGTTACAACAGCACATCCAGCAGAACTGTTACATCTTGCCACAGGATTGAACAgcctgctgaaagaaaaaatctgtaCAAGTCTCCAGTGCCTCTTGGCATCACCTTTTTAAATGTTACTAGTAATGTTAACTACTGCTGTACTTTTGGCTGCTTCAATAGTATTGACtgtattttctggaaaatgttaaaaaagacacctgaatttttttaaaaacgaaacaaacaaaaagagttTATACTTTCTTGAAAAGCTGTTGCTCTTAATGTAGattgaattaaatttttcatCATCCTGAAAATTTAGCGTGAAATTCTGCAATTTCAGATTCTACACAAACAGAAAGCCTTAATGGCTTACTGAAGAAACCACACTTCCTTCTTAGACTTCCCTTCATGTAGTCCTTTAGTTGTTTCTTTAGAATTCCCTGCCTAGTTGAACAATAACCAAAGTGAAGATTTTcaaatcacttttatttttcttctaagagAATGTTCGCTATATTTAGCATCCTCCTATGCACCTATCAGCCAGACATGGGAGTTAATTTCTCAGTTAATCCTATCTTTTAACAATTTTCTTATcgtgaaaaaaaaacccaacctagTGAGGtttaacagaattattttttgccATTATATCAGCTGATAAAAGGATCAGAGTTTTTTGGAAACTCAAAACATCGTAAGTAACTTAACAGAATCAAAATTTGTCAACTGAAGACAGCATGAGCGCAAAGCCTCCTGAAAGCACGGCATGAGCTGTTCACCTTGGAAACTCTCCCTGGGTGCCGTATCCTTTGGAGCGAGTTTCAGGTTAATTGCTGCACAACCAGCCAGCCTTTCAGTCAATCTTTTGTTGCAAAGAGCTCTTTCAAACAAGGCTAAGTATTTGAATATAAGACAAATATCTCTCCAGGTTCACTGACAGTATCTGCACTACATTAGTACCTATGTCACAGACTTATACCCAAGTGATAAATCATTCAAGATCTGTACAAACCCCAGAATATCCTGTCCAAGGTCAGTCtcttcttcaggttttttttaaagctttagtAAATAACAGGGGGACATAGAAAAAATGATAGATATACCTCTTTATACTCTTTCAAAAACAATAAGAAATgtaaacaagaaaagaaatagataaaatGCAGTTTCAATAATATCCAGTCACAGAGCAGTTTAAAAACACTCAAACCTCTAAATAACCATGCAGTTTAGAAATGTCTACCACAGTGGAATTATTTCCAGTATAAATTCCTTCAAAGACATAATTTAAAGGCAAAATTTGCAAGTCTTCCAAATCCAAGGCAGGATTACTATGCACTTGACATATTCAAGAATTAATTTTGAACTAACTTGTgtgagcaccagcagcagcacaaaatcaGCAGCTTGGGCTTCGGCCACTGACTATCTGCACAGGCCCTGAATGAGCCTGCATGCCATgaagtttctcttttctgaatCAGCTTTTTGGCAGCTCAGGTCAATGAAGTTTTCAGTTACCAGCTTGGTGTGCTCTAAATGACTGACTGCTTGAAATTGTTTAGCTGCTGTTCAAAAGGtgtgtcagaaaaaaatgttcaggtCACAATTGCTTGGTCTTTAGAAGACAATGACCCACCCATGCAGCAGGGATCCTCAACAGCTCGTTTTATAAATAGTGGCTAAGAGCAAAGCCACTGTCAGTTTGAACCTGTGGGTGGCCTCTGTATCAGTGCCAGTTCCTGCTCATTAGCTGAACTGCAGGGATTTGCATTGGCTCCTGGCTCTTTCTCAGAGATGCAAAAATCCCAACAGGAAGGGTATCTAAAGCAAATTACTGACCGGGGCTCTGTCTTTATACAGAGAATTTTTACACTTCTCTGTATTCTTGGAAAAGGCACCACACCTCTTGCTGTACATCACAGCCTAGTAGCCTATTTAATTTCCCTTTAGAACCATTCCTAAATTGACATCAGCGTGAGCCAACCAACACATCCCAATTCCAAGCAGGTGAGATAAATAAAGTCTATCTTCAGTTTTCCTTAACTGCAGATCACTTGATGGGATTCTCTGTTTTCTAGATTGACCTCTGACTTCAGTAGTTTCTGTCTTGTTTCTTACCTTTCTGCCAATATCAGTGTGCAGAAAGTTACTGTCTGCTTTCTAGCTCTGGAGCTGTCAATGCAAGTGTGCACCcaaaggtttcttttctttgtgtgaaAAGAAGCTCGTATTTTCTTGTAATTTTCAATCACAGGTCCTCTGATTGTCTTTGCTGGAATTAAGGACCTGAAACTTATGAAGACAACGCAGTCTGGATTTGAAGGCTTCTATAAGAATGAACACACCACACTGCCTGAAAGGCATGACAGGATTCTATGTGGAGAGCTCTTCTGCAAATGGTCATATGGTGAATGCAAGGATTTTGACTTCGACTGCATATGGTATATGTTATATCAAGTAATATTAATTTCCCCATCTATACTCACAAAGTCCCTCTATACAATACAGAAGGTCTAAGGGCCCGATCTGCACCTGCCGTGCACCAGCCACTCGGGTCTCAGTGGCAGCACTAAGCTCTTGTGACGAGGGGTAAGAGGCATGTCTTAGGGATACTCCTCTCTCAGGGTACATCAGTGGACAGGATTCAAATGAACAGTTCAGTGTTCAGTACAGAACTCTTTAGGAGAATAAAATAACTAATTTGTTAAATACTTTTAGCAAAACCTATTTATGAATGGTATATCtgctgggaggggggagaggaaacagAATCTGGGTGACAGGACAAATTGTTCTTCCACAAAATCCCATAGGCTATATATTTGTTAGAAAAGACatgcaaaatacaaacaaaaaccactcTACAGTAGAGCATTATGAATCTAAGCAGAGACAGCTGATACAAGGTTTTGTAAGAACCTGTGTTACCTCTAGGAAGAAAATCCGTGAATGTATCCTTGAAGCCTTTGCTGGACCACCTGACTGTGGGGAATATTCACCCTCTTACCAGAAAACTGTCAACTGTATCCAGATGCTTGTCCTTTCCAGAGTGTCACAGGTATCTTCTTTCCTCCTAATGATGTTTTACCTCAATTTACTAACAATAGCGAATGTTAATTACACCACTGGGAAGACCAACATGAGACTATTACTTCCTCTGTCAGTTGTAAGACTGGAAACTCCCCAACATCACTCAGTGCTTGGCAGCACTTGAATAAAAGTGAAAGGTGTGCTACATGTATTCACTAGATTGCATTTGATCACGTGTACTGGGGGGGTGGCATTGTTCTTTTTTACACCGAGTGAAAAGCCTGCCAGGCTGTTGGCTGAAAAGGTGCCCTAATTCATGGTCTCATCCATTTTCATGGTTTCAGATACAGGTCATAGAAGTCGTCTTGAACAACACTTTTTATAATGTTGTAGACATGAAGAATCTAGGCTTGACCAATGACAAAGAAGTAAGTAAATGCTTCAAAGACAACTTCACTGCCCTCTTTAGAAATACTCAGCCTTAAAGCATAGCAGCAGTTCTACATAAAACAGAGTTAAAGTGAGCAAACTTTCTCTCCCAGTCCCGGTAAAAGCTCCACATTACCTCTAAAAAATACTTACACTGATTACAACAGGAGGATAAATAATTGTCTGCTTGTGTTATTGAGAAAAGCTAAAGGTGCAAGTGGAATACTCTGGACATCAAAAGGATCTGTAACAGAGACtgtctctgaaaaataattgctgttttctctgctgaatTTGACTGTCCATGATAATGTCAACCTGTCCATTTACCCAAGCAGAATGCACTGTGGCATCCCAGATTGGTCCAACAGTGGACGAGGTACAACCCTGGGATCGGGGAGAGAGCAAGTGGTAGGGGATGAGATGTATTTGCTCCTCCCTCCACAGCTGCTCTACCTGCCAGCTACATCCAGCTGAAAGTCTGTTACATTATCCTCacatgaaagagagaaatgggGTAATTCCATTTGGCATCAATGGTCTATAGTCTGTTTATGCTCTAGTCTCTCTCTGAAGTCTTGTAATTCTGCTACCATGCTCTCCTGTTCTTGCCCTCTTTCAGGTGGACATTATAGATCCACTTTTACTTGTGATAACATATCTTCCACTGATGTtcataagagaaagaaaaggcctGGGCATGATTTTATAAGGAGGTGAATAGTCACAATTTCTGCTGGCACATCCCTGTCTCAAACATAACCTTTGTGTTTGTGCTCATCCCCCTCAGGTTTTGGTTCCAGTGGAAGCTCCTTATGGCTCCTGTGCTTGCACACTTGGTCGGAAGAAGTTTTTTGAAGCACAAGGCCATATGCTGAGAGATGAGAGGAGATGTCAGCTTGGActggcagctgcccagggaaactAAACCTCTTGGCTATACTCAACCTTCCTGATAAACTTAATAGCATGGCTTTCCTATCAATGTTTACTCCTTATTGGCCTCTTCCATTGCTGACTACTTTTCCCTCTATGAACTCCTAAACATGGGATTTATGAAGGACCCTCAGGAATTCAGAAATCAAAGTCTGTCCCTGAATTCCAGTGTGATTTGCAGACTGAAATGCCCTAAGCTGTTCGGaaaatcccagctggaaatATTATAGTAAATTCATTTTCAAACTAGCTATTCCCAGACCTTTTAATGAAACAATTCATTTGATGTCTGTAACATGTTTTTGACATGTAAAATCAGGAATATTctctttattaatatttcttcagTAAAATGAATATACAGGCACGAGAGCTGCTGTTACATTGACATAACCTGTTATGACCCCTTGATGCCACACTGATCTAGAGCTGAGGTTCTGACCCAGAGACTGAACAGGGAATCAGTCAGAATCAAGATTTTTTTGCACaggaaatgagaaacagaaagaaaaaaaaaagcatctctcATATCTCCTTTGTGGTGTGAATAGTTACAGCTGTTGACTACTTTCTCTGCCTGTATTCTGACTGCATGACTGCTGCTGCTACTCATCAGACTGTAGTTACTATTGTACTTTTACATTAATCACTGAGGTGATTTGAGGGTTTGGGCTATCTCTGTAGGTTTAATTAAATAGTTTTCTTTAGTGTAATAATCTTATCATGACTTCTGAGCAGGCAGGAGTCAACCTACGTGGCCCTATTACATTTGGGAGGGGTAGGGACAAAACTAGACAGACAGATAATGCATATTTTACTTTAGTTACCCCAGGTGATAGCTTTGAACACAGAGATAAAACAATACAGTCAACAATTCTCATCTCACAAACTGTGGCTACCAGATTTGCAACAGGAATTCTGCTCAGCTTCCAACAGATTCTAACCCTTGCTCTCATTTTCTCTGAGTGTCATTTTTACAGACTCCA
This genomic window contains:
- the LOC116448077 gene encoding uricase-like; this translates as MSQVTIKDLEVLNCEYGKNTIKFLRLHREGKKHFVKEVEVCAHLRLTSPQEYLEGNNSLVIPTDTIKNIVLVLAKKKGIPSLEQFAIDICNHFMTTFCQVAYVKTYVQEVPWQRLHEDGVPHIHSFICVPDGIRFCEAEQCRNGPLIVFAGIKDLKLMKTTQSGFEGFYKNEHTTLPERHDRILCGELFCKWSYGECKDFDFDCIWKKIRECILEAFAGPPDCGEYSPSYQKTVNCIQMLVLSRVSQIQVIEVVLNNTFYNVVDMKNLGLTNDKEVLVPVEAPYGSCACTLGRKKFFEAQGHMLRDERRCQLGLAAAQGN